The following proteins come from a genomic window of Oceanispirochaeta sp. M1:
- a CDS encoding carbohydrate ABC transporter permease yields MTQNKYQKSGFFYFILLPAFLVMLWLTVYPVINVFSLSFFKYNYLSDDKAFVGLGNYISLMQESLFREAFRNTLVFSALATAGEVILGIALALLFYGHFRGKKTFMIITIFPMMISSMVICAVWKTLYHYDIGLINFLIRESGGQGVGWLIDQSKALFSIVIVDIWQWTPFAFIMMQAAMGSIPEEIFEAAQIDGASYAKTVFTITLPILSDQIMLLIMLRTIDTFKLFGKVYALTQGGPGNSTETLSYYIYREGFSYFNLGKASTASIYVLLVVAGISLIYIRKILKKD; encoded by the coding sequence ATGACTCAAAATAAATATCAAAAATCCGGGTTTTTCTATTTCATTTTACTGCCGGCTTTTCTCGTCATGCTCTGGCTGACTGTTTACCCGGTAATAAATGTTTTTTCACTCTCATTCTTTAAATACAACTATCTCAGTGATGATAAGGCATTCGTAGGTCTGGGTAATTATATATCCCTCATGCAGGAAAGCCTTTTTCGTGAAGCCTTTAGAAATACTCTTGTATTTTCAGCATTAGCAACAGCTGGTGAAGTAATTCTAGGTATTGCCCTGGCATTACTGTTCTACGGCCATTTCCGTGGAAAGAAAACCTTTATGATCATCACTATTTTCCCTATGATGATTTCATCCATGGTTATCTGTGCGGTATGGAAAACTCTATACCACTATGACATAGGTCTTATCAACTTTCTGATCAGAGAATCCGGTGGCCAGGGTGTCGGCTGGCTTATAGATCAGAGTAAAGCCCTTTTCTCTATTGTTATTGTAGATATCTGGCAGTGGACTCCTTTTGCCTTCATCATGATGCAGGCTGCCATGGGTTCCATTCCCGAAGAAATATTCGAAGCCGCTCAGATAGATGGTGCAAGCTATGCTAAAACTGTTTTTACCATAACTCTTCCTATTTTATCTGATCAGATCATGCTCCTGATTATGCTCAGGACAATTGATACTTTTAAATTGTTCGGCAAAGTATATGCCCTCACCCAGGGTGGACCTGGAAACTCGACTGAAACCCTCTCCTACTATATATACCGGGAAGGCTTCTCATATTTTAACCTGGGCAAAGCCTCAACGGCATCCATATACGTACTTCTCGTCGTAGCGGGTATCTCATTAATTTATATCCGTAAAATACTGAAAAAGGACTGA
- a CDS encoding LacI family DNA-binding transcriptional regulator gives MAVTIKDIAKLAGVTHSTVSRCLNDKPGVSDSMRVQIKKIADDLGFEFNANARGLNTSRTGTIGIILNEDTVDGKLHFFTNSFLSQIRSILEKEDLDILTSFSQNSFSHKNNIMKLVNRKKVDGLILLSSSISPESISFLNDAKIPFVFSHQIPDPVFGKTNAVYCDHYKGAVLATQHLIDRGRRNILCVKRENDREEFRMRTDGYCQTLIKNGLENDPDYVIPGGYSLNSGRSTMERIEPFLGKIDGIFAHTDLLALGVMKELKKRGIRIPEDISLVGYDNIELCTYVEPNLTSINQPSEKISENTCKNLISQLSGSFSSEVNIITPNLIIRESS, from the coding sequence GTGGCTGTAACAATTAAAGATATTGCAAAACTAGCCGGTGTTACTCATTCCACAGTTTCCAGATGTCTGAATGACAAGCCTGGTGTCTCTGACAGCATGCGGGTGCAGATCAAGAAAATTGCGGATGATCTGGGTTTCGAATTTAATGCAAACGCCCGAGGACTGAACACCAGTCGGACGGGAACAATCGGTATTATTCTTAATGAAGATACTGTAGACGGTAAGCTTCATTTTTTTACAAACTCATTTCTCAGCCAGATACGAAGTATTCTTGAAAAGGAAGATCTGGATATTCTGACTTCATTCAGTCAGAACAGTTTTTCTCATAAAAACAATATTATGAAACTGGTGAACCGTAAAAAAGTTGATGGTCTTATCCTGCTCAGTTCCTCAATCAGTCCTGAATCCATAAGCTTTCTGAATGATGCAAAAATCCCTTTTGTATTTTCACATCAGATTCCAGATCCCGTCTTCGGCAAAACTAATGCGGTGTACTGTGATCATTATAAAGGAGCTGTCCTGGCTACTCAGCATCTGATTGACAGGGGCAGGAGAAATATTCTTTGTGTGAAAAGAGAAAATGACAGAGAAGAATTTCGAATGAGAACTGACGGTTATTGTCAGACTCTTATCAAAAATGGCCTGGAAAATGATCCTGATTATGTTATCCCGGGAGGCTATTCTCTCAATAGTGGACGTAGCACCATGGAGAGGATAGAACCATTTCTAGGTAAAATTGACGGAATATTTGCTCATACTGACCTTCTGGCTCTGGGAGTCATGAAAGAACTCAAAAAAAGAGGTATTCGTATCCCTGAGGATATTTCTCTGGTAGGATATGACAATATTGAACTCTGCACTTATGTGGAGCCTAATCTCACATCCATTAACCAACCTTCTGAGAAAATTTCCGAAAATACCTGCAAAAATCTTATTTCTCAACTGTCTGGATCATTCAGTTCTGAAGTCAATATAATTACACCAAATCTGATCATTCGTGAGTCCTCCTGA
- a CDS encoding ABC transporter ATP-binding protein, whose protein sequence is MSNKMSIEEQIKANSSSLVLKNITKTFPSLDGAGEFTAVDSIDLHIKSGELTTLLGPSGCGKTTTLRMVAGFESITSGSLLLGEDSIENVPPNKRDMAMMFQSYALFPHMTVYNNIRYGLKIQKLPAQEIKDRTEQIIDLMQIRGLEHRLPSNISGGQQQRVALARAVVIEPKVLLFDEPLSNLDAKLREYMRDELRSLQKRLGITSLYVTHDQSEAMAISDKVVLMNKGKIMQIGSPQELYNEPASLFVADFIGKSNFLNCQSEGMSQGSAIVEILGKKLYLPVPGNAYKGEKGNMTVVVRPESIKVGPFGKGLYDAKVSKAVFFGNYVEYEVMVGEQKLRIEAPRPQEQVPFQVDEMVGISFDLNSVRLIHELPEDMD, encoded by the coding sequence ATGAGTAATAAAATGAGTATAGAAGAACAGATTAAAGCAAACAGCAGCAGTCTTGTTCTGAAAAATATAACAAAGACATTTCCAAGCCTGGATGGTGCAGGAGAATTCACAGCCGTTGATTCTATCGATCTCCATATCAAATCTGGTGAACTGACTACACTTCTAGGCCCATCGGGCTGTGGTAAGACTACAACACTGCGGATGGTGGCCGGTTTTGAAAGCATCACATCCGGCTCTCTGCTGCTGGGTGAGGATTCCATCGAGAACGTACCTCCCAATAAAAGAGATATGGCCATGATGTTTCAGAGTTATGCACTTTTTCCTCACATGACTGTGTATAATAATATCCGTTACGGACTGAAAATTCAGAAACTGCCGGCACAAGAGATTAAAGACCGTACTGAGCAGATTATTGATCTGATGCAGATACGAGGTCTTGAGCACCGCTTACCCTCAAATATTTCCGGTGGACAGCAGCAGCGTGTGGCCCTGGCCAGAGCCGTTGTTATCGAACCCAAGGTGCTTCTATTTGACGAGCCACTTTCTAATCTTGATGCAAAATTGAGAGAGTATATGAGAGATGAGCTTCGTTCTCTGCAGAAGAGACTGGGAATCACAAGTCTGTATGTAACCCATGATCAGTCTGAGGCCATGGCAATTTCCGATAAAGTCGTACTCATGAATAAAGGTAAAATAATGCAGATCGGTTCACCTCAAGAGCTTTATAATGAACCGGCTTCTCTCTTTGTTGCAGATTTTATCGGTAAATCAAATTTCCTTAACTGCCAGTCAGAGGGGATGTCCCAGGGATCGGCTATTGTAGAAATTCTTGGTAAAAAACTTTACCTGCCTGTCCCCGGCAATGCCTATAAGGGTGAAAAGGGTAATATGACAGTTGTTGTACGACCTGAATCCATAAAGGTCGGTCCTTTTGGTAAGGGTCTGTATGATGCAAAAGTCAGCAAGGCAGTATTCTTTGGAAACTATGTTGAGTATGAAGTCATGGTAGGGGAACAGAAACTCAGAATCGAAGCCCCCCGTCCTCAGGAGCAGGTACCCTTTCAGGTAGATGAAATGGTGGGAATCTCCTTTGATCTGAACAGTGTGCGTCTTATTCATGAACTTCCGGAGGATATGGATTGA
- a CDS encoding PfkB family carbohydrate kinase, with protein MKYDITMVGHISKDIMIYKEDENRFTGGPVIYSSIAAARTGKKIRVITKAAAEDDQALNIMRDQKVDVTRMDSKATTSIENIYFTADKERRQVTLLSQADFFEVKDFPSTESRIFHLAGLFKNEIPDDFIPYFAEKGDVAVDAQGLLRCNEEGELNFRNWDQAEKLMPLISYMKTDAAEAEIMTGLKDREEAAKKLAALGAREVMVTHNNEVLVLVDGEFYRAPYNPANLSGRTGRGDTTFAAYMAKRLDADPREAVYYAAALCSIKMESPGPFSKTEKDVYKRMEEIGFKK; from the coding sequence ATGAAATATGATATAACAATGGTTGGGCATATATCCAAGGATATAATGATCTATAAAGAAGACGAAAATCGTTTTACAGGGGGACCTGTAATTTATTCTTCAATAGCAGCTGCCCGTACCGGCAAAAAAATCAGAGTAATTACAAAAGCTGCTGCCGAAGATGATCAGGCCCTTAACATCATGCGGGATCAGAAAGTAGATGTCACAAGGATGGATTCAAAGGCCACAACAAGTATAGAAAATATATATTTTACAGCAGACAAAGAACGTCGGCAGGTTACCCTCCTCTCACAGGCCGATTTTTTCGAAGTAAAAGACTTTCCATCAACAGAAAGCCGGATATTCCACCTGGCGGGCCTGTTCAAAAATGAAATACCCGATGACTTCATCCCCTATTTTGCAGAAAAAGGCGATGTTGCTGTGGATGCTCAGGGACTGCTGCGCTGCAATGAAGAGGGAGAACTCAATTTCCGAAACTGGGATCAGGCTGAAAAGCTGATGCCCCTGATAAGCTATATGAAAACAGATGCTGCAGAGGCTGAAATTATGACAGGCCTCAAAGACAGGGAAGAAGCAGCTAAGAAACTGGCCGCTCTGGGAGCCCGTGAGGTGATGGTAACTCATAACAATGAAGTGCTTGTCCTTGTGGACGGTGAATTCTATAGAGCTCCCTACAATCCTGCAAACCTCTCCGGAAGAACAGGACGCGGTGATACAACCTTCGCTGCATACATGGCTAAACGCCTGGATGCTGATCCCCGTGAGGCGGTATATTATGCAGCAGCTCTTTGTTCTATTAAAATGGAATCACCTGGACCTTTCAGTAAAACAGAAAAAGATGTTTACAAACGGATGGAAGAGATAGGATTTAAAAAATAA
- a CDS encoding iron ABC transporter permease: protein MNNRTKDFLWKLKMLRQEPVLVLLIFILLAALSIFVIFPLVMIIRYSITTEDGTYTIQTIIDVIKNASYRLTFMNSVKLGVIAAGIATVIGYIFAFTITRTEVPCKGFLKTMATLPIISPPFVLSLSIIFLFGRKGLITNGILGITDFNVYGMHSLILVQSLSFFPIAYLTLSGILEAIDSSVEDAALNLGASRWKIFWTVTFPLSLPGIFSALLLVFIQSLQDFSNPAVIGGGYPTLGVEAYRVITGMYDLRTGAILSIMLLLPSLAAFLLQKYWVSGKGFVTVTGKPSQNRTKIDQKHIVIPLFTVCLMLCAVIILFYGTVIVGAFVKVWGIDYSFTFDHFRYVLSVGLKPLKNAILLALAATPIAGLTGMAIAFLTVRKKFIGKGYMSLSAMLTFALPGSVVGISYILAFNDKPFLLTGTAFILICVFVFRNLPVGIEGAKSALMQIDPSLEEASINMGANSFQTFFHVTLPLIKGAFFSGLVYSFVKSMTAVSAIIFIVSARWNVVTTRIFSLFEVSQYSDAAAYIVIMILVIMAAIYVLNFLVNLINSPQKTAKKTVKG from the coding sequence ATGAACAATCGTACAAAAGACTTTCTATGGAAGCTGAAGATGCTGAGACAGGAACCCGTTCTTGTCCTGCTGATATTCATTTTACTTGCAGCTTTATCCATTTTTGTTATTTTTCCCCTAGTGATGATCATCCGATACAGCATTACAACGGAAGATGGTACTTACACCATTCAGACTATCATTGATGTAATTAAGAACGCTTCATACAGGCTGACCTTTATGAACAGTGTGAAACTGGGAGTTATAGCTGCTGGTATTGCCACAGTTATTGGATATATATTTGCATTTACAATTACCCGGACAGAAGTCCCTTGTAAGGGGTTTTTGAAGACCATGGCGACTCTGCCGATAATCTCTCCACCCTTTGTATTGTCCCTGTCAATTATTTTTCTTTTTGGAAGAAAAGGGCTGATTACAAACGGGATTCTGGGTATAACAGATTTTAATGTATACGGAATGCACAGTCTTATTCTGGTTCAGTCCCTCTCGTTTTTCCCAATAGCCTATCTGACTCTGTCTGGAATACTTGAAGCTATTGATTCATCCGTAGAAGATGCGGCCCTTAACCTGGGAGCTTCACGGTGGAAAATTTTCTGGACTGTCACGTTTCCACTCTCTCTTCCCGGTATATTCAGTGCCCTGCTTCTGGTTTTTATTCAGTCTCTTCAGGACTTCAGTAATCCCGCAGTAATCGGGGGTGGGTATCCAACCCTGGGAGTTGAAGCCTATAGAGTTATCACCGGGATGTATGATCTGAGAACAGGAGCCATATTATCAATAATGCTTCTTCTACCCAGTCTTGCAGCTTTTCTTTTACAGAAATACTGGGTCAGCGGAAAAGGTTTCGTAACGGTTACAGGAAAACCGTCGCAGAATCGTACAAAGATCGATCAGAAACATATTGTTATTCCTCTATTCACAGTCTGTCTTATGCTCTGTGCCGTTATTATTCTATTTTACGGTACAGTAATAGTCGGAGCATTTGTGAAAGTATGGGGTATTGATTACAGTTTCACTTTTGATCATTTCCGCTATGTACTTTCCGTCGGATTAAAACCCCTGAAGAATGCCATTCTTCTTGCTCTGGCAGCTACACCCATTGCCGGACTCACTGGTATGGCAATTGCCTTTCTTACTGTACGTAAGAAGTTTATAGGAAAGGGATATATGAGTCTTTCCGCTATGTTGACCTTTGCACTGCCCGGCAGTGTTGTGGGTATCAGTTATATTCTGGCATTCAATGACAAACCCTTTCTTCTGACAGGTACCGCATTTATTCTGATCTGTGTATTTGTCTTCAGGAATCTGCCGGTTGGAATAGAAGGAGCCAAGTCGGCTCTGATGCAGATTGATCCATCCCTTGAAGAAGCATCAATCAATATGGGAGCAAACAGCTTTCAGACCTTCTTTCATGTCACTCTTCCACTGATTAAAGGAGCATTTTTCTCCGGTCTGGTTTATTCCTTTGTAAAATCCATGACAGCTGTAAGTGCCATAATTTTTATTGTATCAGCAAGATGGAATGTTGTGACAACCAGGATATTCTCTTTGTTTGAGGTAAGTCAGTACAGTGATGCCGCTGCATATATTGTCATTATGATTCTAGTTATCATGGCTGCCATTTATGTCCTGAACTTTCTTGTTAACTTGATCAATTCTCCACAAAAAACCGCTAAAAAAACTGTTAAAGGGTAA
- a CDS encoding carbohydrate ABC transporter permease, with translation MSITSTKRHPLFWVLLIIITVVTLFPIYWIAVTSFKNPVEVISARPTLLPQAPTIDNYISIVKSGFFKYMFNSLLVAVTATLLSLTLSTLASYALVRHNFPYKGNSIFLVWVLVVKILPPVVLAIPLYSVFIKMGLLNSRLGLILVYQVYTLPYCIWMIFGFLKALPMTFEEAAMIDGASRLYILGQIVLPLARTGIIATSIFSVIAAWDEFLFALLFIRTPSLQTLPLVIVNFIGEYETLWGELMGIGLLTTLPVLFFSSYVYKYYTQGFSVSLK, from the coding sequence ATGAGTATTACAAGTACAAAGAGACACCCTCTTTTCTGGGTTCTCCTTATTATAATAACCGTAGTAACTCTGTTTCCTATCTATTGGATTGCAGTTACTTCTTTCAAAAACCCTGTTGAAGTTATATCTGCCAGGCCTACACTCCTGCCCCAGGCACCCACGATTGATAATTATATAAGCATCGTGAAATCTGGATTCTTTAAATATATGTTTAACAGTCTTCTGGTTGCCGTGACGGCTACTCTTCTTTCTCTGACCCTCTCTACACTGGCATCTTATGCTCTGGTAAGACACAATTTCCCCTATAAAGGAAATTCCATATTTCTTGTATGGGTCCTAGTGGTAAAGATACTGCCTCCTGTAGTACTGGCTATTCCCCTCTATTCTGTATTCATAAAGATGGGTCTGCTAAACAGCCGTCTGGGTCTGATTCTGGTGTATCAGGTATATACCCTGCCCTACTGTATCTGGATGATTTTCGGTTTCCTGAAGGCACTGCCAATGACTTTTGAAGAGGCTGCCATGATAGACGGAGCAAGTCGTCTGTATATCCTTGGACAGATTGTACTTCCTCTGGCCAGAACTGGTATTATCGCCACGTCTATTTTCAGTGTTATTGCAGCATGGGACGAGTTTCTCTTTGCTCTGCTTTTTATCCGAACTCCTTCACTGCAGACTCTCCCTCTTGTAATTGTGAATTTCATCGGAGAATACGAAACTCTCTGGGGAGAACTGATGGGAATCGGTCTTCTTACAACACTTCCCGTCCTGTTCTTCTCAAGCTATGTCTATAAGTACTATACACAGGGATTTTCGGTAAGTTTAAAATGA
- a CDS encoding ABC transporter substrate-binding protein codes for MRNKFITTVAVALGVAFLMTGCTKKADQSAEGAAVEQSKELTMYCALPETEIPSYLEAFKKDTGITVNFVRLSAGEILSKIQVEKNNPQASIWYGGNCDSFIAAANKDLLEPYRSPELANIPENYQDPIGNWSPVYVGALAFAVDKDWFATKGLEYPHSWADLLKPEFEGQISMAHPGSSGTAYTILATMVQMLGEEEAMTYMGELNKNIRQYTKSGSAPPKNVGLGEAAIGLAFSHDCLKPAVQGYPVEVSFADDGTGYEIGAIALIKNGPEEEVESAKKFIDWVLSKKGQDVYSTNSSFRLPVNSNAVVPEGAINISDLPVIDYDFLWAGENRTRLIEKFTEVIAAKENLK; via the coding sequence ATGAGGAATAAATTTATTACTACTGTTGCAGTCGCACTGGGCGTTGCATTTCTTATGACAGGCTGTACAAAGAAGGCTGACCAATCAGCTGAAGGTGCCGCTGTTGAACAGTCTAAAGAGCTGACTATGTACTGTGCTCTCCCTGAAACCGAAATTCCCAGTTATCTGGAAGCTTTTAAGAAGGATACAGGCATCACTGTTAATTTTGTACGCCTGTCTGCCGGAGAAATTCTCTCAAAGATCCAGGTAGAGAAGAACAATCCCCAGGCCAGTATCTGGTATGGAGGCAATTGTGACTCATTTATTGCAGCTGCTAACAAAGATCTTCTGGAACCCTACCGTTCTCCTGAACTGGCTAATATTCCTGAAAACTATCAGGATCCAATAGGGAACTGGTCTCCTGTCTATGTGGGTGCACTTGCATTTGCTGTAGATAAAGACTGGTTTGCTACAAAAGGACTGGAATATCCTCATTCCTGGGCAGATCTGCTGAAACCTGAGTTTGAAGGTCAGATCTCTATGGCTCATCCCGGTTCATCTGGTACAGCCTATACGATCCTTGCAACAATGGTGCAGATGCTAGGAGAAGAAGAGGCAATGACCTATATGGGTGAGTTGAACAAGAATATCCGTCAGTATACCAAATCCGGTTCTGCTCCTCCCAAGAATGTAGGACTCGGCGAAGCTGCCATCGGTCTTGCTTTCTCTCATGACTGTCTGAAGCCTGCTGTACAGGGATACCCTGTAGAAGTATCTTTTGCCGATGACGGTACAGGATATGAGATCGGTGCCATCGCACTCATCAAGAATGGACCCGAAGAAGAAGTAGAAAGTGCAAAGAAGTTTATTGACTGGGTATTGAGTAAAAAAGGACAGGATGTATATTCCACCAATAGTTCTTTTCGTCTACCTGTTAATTCAAATGCAGTTGTTCCCGAAGGTGCTATCAATATCAGCGATCTTCCTGTAATCGACTACGATTTTCTTTGGGCCGGTGAAAACAGAACCCGTCTTATTGAGAAATTCACAGAAGTTATCGCAGCTAAAGAAAATTTAAAATAA
- a CDS encoding glycerophosphodiester phosphodiesterase encodes MIHTIVTLHSGALDKTPNSQEYLDLAAEMKPDVVEVDVRCTSDGIVVLHHDPDVKDTAQSLVIAENSLRELKVLSQDLLTLSEAMIFCKKHKLFMNLDLKESNAADAVIRVIKEQDMARDILFSGCGKKEILHIRKNLPEARVLLNVEDDELNCDGSQYSDAVVRNVYNASEWGCCGLNINHQYCKNELVNYARTRSLPLMIWTVDDEEKLRHFISLGVYSITTNRIDLFHMIQQEFEEKIR; translated from the coding sequence ATGATACATACAATAGTGACCCTCCATAGCGGCGCTCTCGATAAAACACCAAACAGCCAGGAATACCTTGATCTTGCAGCAGAAATGAAACCCGACGTGGTTGAAGTAGATGTCCGCTGTACTTCTGACGGCATAGTGGTCCTGCACCATGACCCGGATGTAAAGGATACTGCACAGAGTTTAGTCATTGCTGAAAACAGCCTGAGAGAGCTAAAAGTTCTTTCTCAGGACTTACTGACCCTCTCTGAGGCAATGATATTCTGCAAAAAACATAAACTTTTTATGAATCTCGATTTAAAAGAGAGCAATGCAGCAGACGCAGTGATCAGGGTGATCAAAGAGCAAGATATGGCAAGGGATATACTTTTTTCCGGCTGTGGTAAAAAAGAAATTCTCCATATCAGAAAAAATCTGCCCGAAGCCAGAGTTCTTCTGAATGTGGAGGATGACGAGCTGAACTGTGATGGGAGTCAGTACAGTGATGCCGTGGTTAGAAATGTATATAATGCCTCTGAATGGGGTTGCTGCGGGCTGAATATCAATCATCAATATTGCAAAAATGAGCTTGTAAATTATGCACGAACCCGCAGTCTTCCACTGATGATATGGACTGTGGATGACGAAGAAAAGCTCAGACATTTCATCTCTCTCGGTGTCTATTCAATAACGACAAACCGTATAGATCTTTTTCATATGATCCAGCAGGAGTTTGAGGAAAAAATCAGATAA
- a CDS encoding extracellular solute-binding protein, with translation MKKILIVCLMTLTALSAFAAGQQEDGEKKVTLTIAGRDGSYGDSMQLAADSYKAANPNTDFEILKLSGSSLFEKSVIDMKSGMGTYDVILIDDPNITQFQKVGWLSNLNDLGAKADSGFIGSALKLGKYPYNDNSPMFALPFAGNVELFAYRTDLYEKYGQGEPETWDDVLEAVKIIDKNEADIDGVVFRGSKGNPIVTGFLPIFWSFGATILDDNGNVTVNSPAALNALDFFLELASYAPKGVAMYQSAQVKDAIYSGKAATVTEVWPGWINKLEDPNESSVVGKVKVIKHPGQVEKSSPMIGVWMIAIPEASKNKEAALDFIQYATSEEVQNDMAMEFGNPPTRAKVYESSELAIKYPWYPAQLDALNNGVARTRTTKWKEIEAQLGTALQFALIGEMTAEEALASAEKGIMEVLK, from the coding sequence ATGAAGAAAATATTAATTGTTTGTTTAATGACTCTGACAGCTCTCTCAGCATTTGCGGCTGGACAGCAGGAAGACGGAGAAAAGAAAGTAACTTTGACAATCGCTGGTAGAGATGGTTCCTACGGTGATTCCATGCAGTTGGCAGCAGACAGCTACAAAGCAGCAAATCCTAATACAGATTTTGAGATTCTCAAACTGTCCGGAAGCAGCCTTTTTGAAAAATCAGTAATTGATATGAAAAGCGGTATGGGAACCTACGATGTAATTCTGATTGATGATCCCAATATCACTCAGTTTCAGAAAGTCGGCTGGCTCAGTAACTTAAACGATCTTGGTGCAAAAGCTGATTCCGGTTTTATCGGTTCTGCTCTTAAACTGGGAAAGTATCCCTATAATGACAACAGCCCTATGTTTGCTCTTCCTTTTGCAGGAAACGTTGAACTGTTTGCCTACAGAACAGACCTCTATGAAAAATATGGTCAGGGAGAGCCCGAAACCTGGGACGATGTACTCGAAGCCGTTAAGATCATTGATAAGAATGAAGCAGATATAGATGGTGTTGTATTCCGTGGAAGCAAGGGAAATCCCATTGTAACCGGTTTTCTCCCCATCTTCTGGTCCTTCGGGGCTACGATTCTTGATGACAACGGTAATGTAACTGTTAATTCTCCTGCAGCACTGAATGCTCTGGACTTTTTCCTTGAACTGGCCAGCTATGCACCCAAAGGTGTTGCAATGTATCAGTCAGCACAGGTAAAAGACGCCATCTACTCCGGTAAAGCTGCCACTGTAACAGAAGTATGGCCCGGTTGGATCAACAAACTTGAAGATCCTAATGAGTCATCTGTAGTAGGGAAAGTGAAAGTCATCAAGCACCCCGGTCAGGTTGAGAAATCTTCCCCTATGATCGGTGTATGGATGATCGCCATTCCCGAAGCATCTAAAAATAAAGAAGCTGCTCTGGATTTCATCCAGTATGCAACCAGTGAAGAAGTTCAGAATGACATGGCCATGGAATTCGGTAATCCTCCTACCAGAGCCAAGGTTTATGAAAGCTCTGAACTGGCTATCAAATACCCCTGGTATCCTGCACAGCTGGACGCTCTTAATAACGGTGTTGCCCGTACAAGAACAACAAAATGGAAAGAGATTGAAGCCCAGCTGGGAACAGCTCTTCAGTTTGCTCTGATTGGAGAAATGACTGCCGAAGAGGCACTTGCTTCTGCTGAAAAAGGCATAATGGAAGTTCTTAAATAA
- a CDS encoding DeoR family transcriptional regulator — MSGKHRIKRHDLVNTLFFLFSQEYDSRSDESILDIRIPVEQVLEYLQDRFSVSYTGNQWVFTQIRNYEEEIGYRLFQKCKDEDNNYSLMLYSKMEAFEQKRHLYVSQKIKVSNGLFDMVSNAGSSIPGQRAKILLGAGSTVYHFARVLVEKEAEISFPLDIYSHNMSVINCFLAAHVNHKHLKVHLPGGDLNAVTNSIISTEASDYIGINFDYIVQGTSYIVNGSAYVEIQSESEMKKKIMKECRGEKILILTGHEVRPTLTVDTEAFGHLSDFDYLIIPHNNNKVLKNLDQMLIDFEDILTPEILNWNYRIYRISAGD; from the coding sequence ATGAGTGGTAAACACAGAATAAAGAGGCATGATCTTGTTAATACCTTGTTTTTCCTGTTTTCTCAGGAGTATGACTCCCGGAGTGATGAATCCATTCTGGATATCCGCATACCAGTTGAGCAGGTTCTGGAATATCTGCAGGATCGATTCTCTGTATCCTATACCGGAAATCAATGGGTTTTTACTCAGATCCGTAATTATGAAGAGGAGATCGGCTACCGCCTGTTTCAAAAATGTAAGGATGAGGATAACAACTATTCTCTGATGCTCTATTCAAAGATGGAGGCCTTTGAGCAGAAGAGGCACCTCTACGTTTCTCAGAAAATAAAGGTAAGTAACGGACTCTTTGATATGGTGAGTAATGCAGGAAGCAGTATACCGGGACAGAGAGCAAAAATTCTGCTGGGAGCCGGAAGTACTGTTTATCATTTTGCCCGTGTTCTGGTGGAAAAAGAGGCTGAAATTTCCTTTCCACTGGATATCTACTCACATAACATGAGTGTTATCAATTGTTTTCTGGCAGCCCATGTCAACCATAAACATCTGAAGGTACATCTCCCCGGAGGAGACTTAAATGCAGTTACAAATTCAATTATCAGCACCGAAGCTTCTGATTATATTGGAATAAACTTTGATTATATCGTACAGGGCACTTCCTATATTGTGAATGGATCTGCCTATGTTGAAATCCAGTCAGAAAGTGAAATGAAAAAAAAGATAATGAAGGAGTGCAGGGGAGAGAAGATCCTGATTCTGACAGGTCATGAAGTTCGCCCCACATTGACCGTAGATACGGAAGCATTCGGACATCTTTCAGATTTCGACTATCTGATCATTCCTCATAACAATAATAAGGTTTTAAAGAATCTTGACCAGATGCTCATTGATTTTGAAGATATACTGACTCCGGAAATCCTGAACTGGAACTATAGAATATACCGGATCAGTGCCGGGGACTGA